Below is a window of Deltaproteobacteria bacterium DNA.
ACCGAGGGTCTGATACATGCCTTGAAAAGTCCCTATGGGCCGGCAAAAGGAGATCCTGAAGCGTTCATTTCTAAATTCGCCGTCGATAATGCCGCATTAAAGAGATTGCCAACTGGCGCAGAAGTAGCTGCGATGTGTTTGTTTCTGGCATCAGAAGCAGCATCAGCGATTACCGGTCAATGCATCAACGTTGATTGCGGTGTCTTTCCGCAATAGTGAAGCCTATGACACTTAAAATTGTTGCCGTTATTCCCGCGCATCTCGCCTCGGTCAGGTTCCCTCGCAAAATTCTGTTCCCTTTTCATGGTCTGCCCATGATCGAGCATGTCCGGCGACGTGCGCTGCTCTCTAATGCTGTCTCGGAAGTCTACGTAGCGACGTGCGATGAGGAGATCGCCGAGGTAATCCGTGGATATGGCGGAAAAGTCATCATGACGGCTAATACACACACCAATGGCACCAGCCGGGTTGCCGAGGCGGTGAAAGATATTGACTGTACCCATGTGATGCTACTGCAAGGTGATGAGCCCCTTTTGTTGCCCCGCCACTTGGATATATTTGCGCAGGCAATTGCTGCTGAACCTGGGGGCGATGCTTGGAACGCTACTGGACCCATTGATAACGTCGAAGAACTTGATCGTCATTCCTTTGTGAAGTGCACTTTTTCGGGGTCAAATCGTATTATTTACTGCTTTCGTCGGTCGCCTTGCTACAGTTCCTTCGATGTGCAGAAATCTTTTGTGAGGAAGATCCTTGGGATTATTGCTTACCGCAA
It encodes the following:
- a CDS encoding NTP transferase domain-containing protein, with the protein product MTLKIVAVIPAHLASVRFPRKILFPFHGLPMIEHVRRRALLSNAVSEVYVATCDEEIAEVIRGYGGKVIMTANTHTNGTSRVAEAVKDIDCTHVMLLQGDEPLLLPRHLDIFAQAIAAEPGGDAWNATGPIDNVEELDRHSFVKCTFSGSNRIIYCFRRSPCYSSFDVQKSFVRKILGIIAYRKDFLLHLTSLPSSPIERAEFIEQMRIIENGYILRSIPVSPSLPSVNEPEEADIVLDYIRYNAEQRTLLERILS